In Naumovozyma castellii chromosome 1, complete genome, one DNA window encodes the following:
- the CMI7 gene encoding Cmi7p (ancestral locus Anc_7.141), whose protein sequence is MTVEEKDIPELTTASFRETFLMLQDGEKAMEELENKVDQMEKNMESLLAQIEKMEQENNTKDTNDTKE, encoded by the coding sequence ATGACTgttgaagagaaagatATTCCTGAATTAACAACTGCCAGTTTTAGAGAAACATTTTTAATGCTACAAGACGGTGAGAAAGCTATGGAAGAGCTGGAAAACAAAGTTGATCAAATGGAAAAGAACATGGAAAGTTTATTGGCTCAAATAgaaaaaatggaacaaGAGAATAATACAAAAGACACCAATGATACCAAGGAATAG
- the INP51 gene encoding phosphoinositide 5-phosphatase INP51 (ancestral locus Anc_7.142) produces the protein MRVFIGKNPRSIVISSNGYNLLFRRYHKYSSVQQQYSKSSTVVIKSIPDEALTNETMYREIQTSLFNGLLGLVSMGGDIFVAVIAGVQNVGYPRWKLEKDRVIPSESVYKILDVDFYSVDNEVFDYLFLERNEQNYDKLIREHPCGSLKKLFADGSFYFSRDFDLSNIVKNHGLSHNLEYTIDNQDSSFIWNTSLTTEIINWRNRIPIDERHVFDNAGFLTFAIRGFCKTVLVEDGENTSSITIISRISTENKQNAFEYGLNDQGDVANFVETEIVVTTIKFIFSYTQIDASVPLFWEFTDNQILYGRKVKMIKSADQSQIAFNKHFDNLESKYGVISILNLVKPRSDAQESLALAYKQCAESKGTKIINLEYNSGIFSKSKHKLIYLLKQDIYELGAFAYDISRGIYFGKQTGVLRISALDSVEKPIMVEKIVSREVLELATQELEGFEITSTFVDMHDKLWMENYYWLDRTYSKNSKNPSKYGKIYTKLFNSRVKLYDPLHYYISQYLKQMRSNFTFEKDITIFAGTFNIGGKISHDDISEWIFPKDSGLHKPASIYIIGLEEVVELTPGHMLSTDPFTKQYWEKKILTLLNTSNGEEKYVCSWSNQMGGLLLMMFMSSSEYVKIKHIEGDVKKTGFGGMASNKGAVAVSFNYSVTKFCILVSHLAAGLDNVEQRHNDYKTIVKNISFARGLRIRDHDAIIWMGDFNYRILMSNEDVRNLIAAKEYYKLFEKDQLNQQMIAGESFPYYHEMAIDFPPTYKFDPGTKTYDTSEKMRIPAWTDRILNRGEVLKQISYGCAENIMFSDHRPVYATFTAKVTVLDEQKKEALALQIHEKIMTKLKGLSEDDRDLILSEKEPLLEELEPSVLASGISSAASIFLSEQKRGKVLPPPSSDIKKWWIGNGKQVKVTLDVDPETMMINPKRNPNPFIEDDENLLFIPRHSIP, from the coding sequence ATGAGAGTGTTTATAGGAAAAAATCCAAGATCGATTGTCATATCGTCCAATGGCTATAACTTGTTATTCCGAAGGTACcataaatattcttcagTACAACAACAGTActcaaaatcatcaactGTGGTTATTAAGTCCATTCCAGATGAAGCTTTGACAAATGAGACCATGTATAGGGAAATTCAAACATCCCTCTTCAATGGTCTTTTAGGTTTAGTATCGATGGGTGGTGACATTTTCGTTGCGGTAATAGCAGGTGTCCAAAATGTGGGATATCCCAGATGGAAACTAGAAAAAGATAGAGTAATTCCCTCCGAAAGTGTTTATAAGATACTAGATGTTGATTTTTACAGTGTCGATAATGAAGTTTTTGATTATCTTTTCTTGGAAAGGAATGAACAGAACTACGATAAACTAATCCGTGAACATCCATGCGGCTCATTGAAGAAGCTTTTCGCTGATGGTTCATTTTACTTTTCAAGAGATTTTGATCTTTCCAATATCGTAAAGAATCATGGATTATCTCATAATTTGGAGTATACGATTGATAATCAAGACTCTAGTTTTATTTGGAATACAAGTCTTACCACagaaatcatcaattggAGAAATAGAATTCCCATCGATGAAAGACATGTTTTTGACAATGCAGGTTTTTTGACATTTGCTATAAGGGGTTTCTGTAAGACTGTATTAGTTGAAGACGGGGAGAATACTTCTTCAATTACAATCATATCGAGAATCTCGACAGAAAATAAACAGAATGCCTTTGAATACGGGCTAAACGACCAAGGAGACGTAGCAAATTTTGTCGAGACCGAAATTGTCGTCACAACAATAAAGTTCATCTTTTCATATACCCAAATTGATGCAAGTGTTCCATTATTTTGGGAATTTACTGataatcaaatattatatGGACGTAAAgtgaaaatgataaaatcaGCTGATCAATCCCAGATAGCATTCAATAAacattttgataatttagAGTCTAAATATGGTGTcatttccattttgaaCTTAGTTAAACCGAGAAGCGACGCTCAGGAGTCGTTGGCATTAGCTTATAAGCAATGTGCAGAATCCAAGGGAACgaaaataataaacctGGAATATAATTCGGGAATATTTAGTAAATCTAAGCATAAGCTAATATATCTTCTCAAGCAAGATATATATGAGCTCGGTGCATTCGCTTATGACATATCGAGAGGTATATATTTTGGTAAGCAAACAGGTGTATTGAGAATAAGTGCCCTTGATTCAGTTGAAAAGCCTATAATGGTGGAGAAAATAGTCAGCAGAGAGGTTTTGGAGCTGGCTACGCAAGAACTTGAGGGGTTTGAAATAACGTCAACATTTGTTGATATGCACGATAAACTATGGATGGAAAATTATTACTGGTTAGATAGGACATACTCTAAAAATAGTAAAAATCCAAGCAAATACGGAAAGATTTACAcaaaattgtttaattcTCGTGTTAAATTATATGACCCTTTACATTATTACATTTCtcaatatttaaaacaaATGAGATCCAATTTTACTTTCGAAAAAGATATTACCATTTTTGCAGGGACCTTCAATATTGGCGGAAAAATATCTCATGATGATATATCTGAATGGATATTTCCTAAGGATAGCGGGCTTCACAAGCCAGCTagtatttatataataGGGTTAGAGGAAGTTGTTGAATTGACGCCAGGACATATGTTGTCGACAGATCCATTTACAAAACAGTATTGGgaaaaaaagatattgacTCTGTTAAACACATCGAATggtgaagaaaaatatgtCTGCTCGTGGAGTAATCAGATGGGTGGTTTACTTCTGATGATGTTTATGAGCAGCTCCGAATATGTAAAGATAAAACACATTGAAGGTGATGTTAAGAAGACTGGATTTGGTGGGATGGCATCGAATAAGGGTGCGGTTGCTGTCAGTTTTAATTATTCTGTTACCAAGTTCTGCATATTAGTGTCCCATCTTGCAGCAGGTCTAGATAATGTAGAGCAGCGACACAATGATTATAAAACGATTGTGAAAAATATAAGTTTTGCCAGAGGGTTAAGAATAAGAGACCATGATGCTATAATATGGATGGGTGACTTCAATTATAGAATTTTAATGTCTAATGAGGATGTCAGAAATTTGATAGCTGCtaaagaatattataaGTTGTTCGAAAAAGATCAGCTAAATCAACAGATGATTGCTGGTGAATCTTTCCCTTATTATCATGAGATGGCTATCGATTTCCCACCTACGTATAAATTCGATCCAGGGACGAAGACTTATGATACCAGTGAAAAGATGAGAATTCCTGCCTGGACTGATAGAATATTGAATAGGGGAGAAGTTTTAAAACAAATAAGCTATGGTTGTGCTGAAAATATTATGTTTTCTGATCACAGACCAGTTTATGCAACCTTCACTGCTAAAGTGACTGTCCTTGACGAACAGAAAAAAGAAGCTCTAGCGTTGCAAATACATGAGAAGATAATGACAAAATTAAAGGGTCTTTCCGAAGACGATCGAGATTTGATCCTCAGTGAAAAGGAACctttattggaagaactCGAACCTTCGGTGCTTGCCTCTGGAATTAGTTCGGCAGCTTCAATATTCCTCTCAGAACAGAAAAGAGGTAAAGTTCTTCCTCCACCCAGCTCTGACATCAAGAAATGGTGGATAGGGAATGGTAAACAAGTCAAAGTGACTTTAGACGTGGATCCTGAAACTATGATGATCAATCCAAAAAGAAATCCAAATCCTTTTATAGAGGATGACGAGaatcttttatttattccGAGACATTCAATTCCATGA
- the BET1 gene encoding Bet1p (ancestral locus Anc_7.135), producing MNSNLTNDNLYQRDASRTQLFGPRSSMRNSELDRASPYDKGAHFDYSESRLSQLESQSEEHIGSMTQKVKALKALSMKMGDEIRGSNHTLNSLGDTFENTSKKLKNTFGSMMEMAKRSRISIKTWLLIFFLVAILFFWVWIT from the exons ATGAATTCAAA TCTTACAAACGATAACCTATACCAAAGAGATGCAAGTAGAACACAATTATTTGGACCTCGTTCATCGATGAGAAATTCAGAACTTGATAGAGCATCTCCATACGACAAAGGAGCACACTTTGATTATTCTGAGAGTAGGCTGTCACAATTAGAATCACAGAGTGAGGAACACATCGGTTCAATGACCCAAAAAGTAAAAGCTCTTAAAGCtctttcaatgaaaatggGAGATGAAATTAGAGGAAGTAACCATACTTTGAACAGTTTAGGAGATACATTTGAAAACACGTCaaaaaaactaaaaaataCGTTCGGTAGTATGATGGAGATGGCAAAGAGATCAAGAATTAGTATTAAAACTTGGCTATTAATATTCTTCCTTGTTgcaattttgtttttctgGGTATGGATAACATAA
- the EPS1 gene encoding protein disulfide isomerase EPS1 (ancestral locus Anc_7.134): MLLRIQNIMWLLLSICYTVGGKASDSPPGFPAPLTLVNFASELKQGLHLVEFYSPYCSHCNSLAPIWEKTWESFHEEGEKLNITMSQVNCIESGDICAKENIEFYPNLRLYGPNGFIKNFSGKRKAEAFIEFMKTEAADPSNTEVIDSQSVALTGHHFAKLLAGASPTRYLVSFWPSEDISHVDEKIQFKNCRECSTFSKAWGKLSEKLKEFNIATGHLNCQSNELICKELGFANLLEAGNDGANREPRIALLVPNKTTNNFFVYENPLTTDIAVYEEFAKRLYSNNEVPELTEIQIMDIINKNFAPLEEQKLHLVFNYDVKTVFPEDFDILEYLIEPLSKIPNMYLYKSVGDLRKVTHSAFEEMYGLINYNETEAEKSLNEDAFALNTITQTPTFYLFKDGDKIPHVFPGYSTTEMRNLDAIMQWVNEYATPLITQVTESNFEDLLGSTPSRYSNVIIVLTDSSRPKEQIQNIKDLFIGYYDYEHIRQQNMFQLILDERNDKERRVAELKSQKAQAERILNTLRKEIPHTDDKAVILTYVDIAKQKDLLSNIGINSHLEHKAGDVIMIDRKTGFFYELNTFGSTLTSSPYEIKDTLRSLNFPGPSIFKYVKHGKLINSPYNGYFEHLNVVHRHGIWGYIVVGIIMFSLFKLRRAMTAHKIKERYNSQGLLGVYHQKKPLD, translated from the coding sequence ATGCTGCTAAGAATACAGAATATAATGTGGTTACTCCTATCGATATGCTACACGGTAGGAGGCAAAGCATCAGATTCACCTCCAGGGTTCCCAGCCCCGCTAACACTAGTTAACTTCGCATCGGAACTTAAGCAAGGACTCCATTTAGTTGAATTTTATAGTCCCTACTGTTCACATTGTAATTCTTTGGCTCCAATATGGGAGAAGACTTGGGAATCATTCCatgaagaaggtgaaaaGCTAAATATTACGATGTCCCAAGTGAATTGCATTGAAAGTGGTGATATATGTGCTAAAGAGAATATTGAATTCTATCCGAACTTACGATTATACGGCCCAAATGGatttattaagaatttCTCTGGGAAGAGGAAAGCTGAAgcattcattgaatttatgAAGACGGAGGCTGCTGATCCCTCGAATACTGAGGTGATTGACAGTCAAAGTGTGGCACTCACAGGGCATCATTTTGCAAAACTATTGGCAGGAGCCTCTCCAACTCGCTATTTGGTTTCCTTTTGGCCTTCCGAAGATATTTCACATGTTGATGAGAAGATTCAATTTAAAAACTGCAGAGAATGTTCAACTTTTTCCAAGGCATGGGGGAAAttatctgaaaaattaaaggagTTCAATATTGCCACCGGTCATCTAAATTGCCAatctaatgaattgattTGTAAAGAGCTCGGTTTTGCTAATTTGCTAGAAGCAGGAAACGATGGGGCTAATAGAGAGCCTAGAATTGCATTACTTGTTCCTAATAAAACTACAAATAACTTCTTTGTGTATGAAAACCCGCTTACTACAGATATTGCCGTCTATGAAGAATTTGCCAAACGGTTATATTCGAATAATGAAGTCCCTGAATTAAcagaaattcaaattatggacataataaataaaaattttgCTCCTTTAGAAGAGCAAAAACTCCATCTGGTATTTAATTATGATGTAAAGACTGTTTTTCCAGAAGACTTTGATATTTTGGAATACTTAATTGAGCCCTTATCAAAGATTCCAAACATGTATCTTTATAAATCAGTTGGTGATTTAAGAAAGGTAACGCACTCCgcttttgaagaaatgtATGGCCTTATTAATTATAACGAAACAGAAGCAGAAAAATCCTTAAATGAAGATGCATTTGCTTTAAACACAATAACTCAAACTCCGACCttttatttgtttaaaGATGGTGACAAGATCCCCCATGTTTTTCCAGGCTATTCTACAACTGAAATGAGAAACTTGGATGCAATAATGCAATGGGTTAATGAATATGCTACACCTTTGATTACCCAGGTTACAGAATCGAACTTTGAGGACCTTTTAGGATCAACTCCATCTCGCTATAGTAATGTAATAATAGTATTGACAGATTCATCACGACCAAAggaacaaattcaaaatattaaagatCTATTCATTGGATATTATGATTACGAACATATTCGCCAACAAAACATGTTCCAATTGATTTTGGATGAGAGAAAtgataaagaaagaagagtAGCTGAATTGAAATCTCAGAAGGCCCAAGCAGAACGAATTCTAAACACTTTACGTAAGGAAATCCCACATACTGACGATAAGGCGGTTATTTTAACGTACGTCGACATTGCCAAGCAAAAAGATCTGTTATCAAACATTGGTATAAATTCGCATCTTGAACATAAAGCCGGTGATGTTATTATGATTGATAGAAAAACAGGTTTTTTCTATGAATTGAATACATTCGGCTCTACTTTAACCAGCTCGCCctatgaaattaaagatacGTTACGTTCATTAAATTTCCCAGGTCCAAGCATTTTCAAGTACGTTAAACATGGGAAATTGATAAACTCCCCATATAATGGTTATTTTGAACACCTTAACGTTGTTCATAGGCATGGTATTTGGGGTTACATTGTTGTCGGTATTATTATGTTTTCTTTGTTCAAACTGAGAAGAGCAATGACAGCACATAAAATAAAGGAAAGATATAATTCCCAAGGTCTATTAGGAGTATATCATCAAAAGAAACCCTTAGATTGA
- the YIA6 gene encoding NAD+ transporter (ancestral locus Anc_7.133) has product MQHDGKNTDDMKNLPQESLKNEHLLTEDAKSASHLYQNMLLQSHEPEKHIASTVIQSKLHLSDPKITALSGALAGFLSGIIVCPLDVTKTRLQAQGIQSIENPYYRGVLGTMSTIVVDEGVRGLYKGLIPIILGYFPTWMIYFSVYEFAKDLYPRVLPNSDFISHSCSAITAGAASTVLTNPIWVVKTRLMLQTPLGESRTHYRGTIDAFKKIITQEGVRTLYTGLVPSMFGLLHVAIHFPVYEKLKNRLHCDTITGGHNSQEHSLHLTRLIIASSASKMLASILTYPHEILRTRMQLKSDKLLISKHKLLDLIKRTYRYEGLLGFYSGFATNLLRTVPASAITLVSFEYFRNALLKINQDHPSL; this is encoded by the coding sequence ATGCAACATGATGGGAAGAATACGGATGATATGAAGAATCTTCCGCAAGAGTCGCTTAAGAACGAACATCTTTTGACAGAGGATGCCAAGTCAGCATCACATCTATATCAGAACATGCTACTGCAGTCACATGAACCAGAAAAGCATATAGCTTCTACAGTAATACAAAGTAAATTACACTTATCTGACCCCAAAATCACAGCCTTATCAGGTGCATTGGCTGGTTTCTTATCAggtattattgtttgtCCCTTGGATGTTACGAAAACGCGATTACAAGCACAAGGTATCCAATCGATAGAAAATCCATATTATAGAGGCGTATTGGGTACTATGTCCACAATTGTAGTTGATGAAGGTGTCAGAGGGTTGTATAAGGGTCTTATTCCTATTATATTGGGTTATTTTCCTACttggatgatttatttttcagtttATGAGTTTGCCAAGGATTTATATCCAAGAGTGCTTCCAAACTCAGATTTTATTTCTCATTCATGTTCTGCAATTACTGCAGGTGCAGCTTCTACTGTTTTGACAAATCCTATATGGGTTGTTAAAACAAGACTTATGTTACAAACCCCTTTGGGAGAGTCAAGAACACATTATAGAGGAACCATAGACgcattcaagaagattatAACCCAAGAGGGAGTACGGACATTATATACTGGGCTGGTACCGTCAATGTTTGGTTTATTGCATGTAGCAATCCATTTCCCTGTATATgaaaaactgaaaaataGACTTCACTGTGATACTATAACTGGGGGGCATAATTCTCAAGAGCATTCTTTACACTTAACAAGACTTATAATAGCATCTTCCGCTTCCAAGATGCTGGCATCTATATTAACATATCCGCATGAAATATTACGAACGAGAATGCAATTAAAATCTGACAAATTACTAATTTCAAAGCACAAACTCCTGGATCTCATAAAGAGGACATACAGATATGAAGGGCTGCTTGGGTTTTATTCAGGCTTTGCAACGAATTTGCTTCGGACAGTTCCCGCATCTGCTATTACACTAGTATCGTTTGAATACTTCAGGAATGcacttttgaaaatcaaTCAAGACCATCCATCTTTATAA
- the NCAS0A13160 gene encoding Gti1/Pac2 family protein (ancestral locus Anc_7.132): MSISPTFKGYVDDEYDAALIIQAVLDGKLGHVPRRLHDAERPQLIVSGNVFVFLEELSGIKRWTDGISWSPSRVSGKFLMYKELNKHYPDSINVKGPIPLKPKFSTTNEQSGNHDNEIPSNNMRQFLPSQNELRYYPSRYTGFVKKTFSVKFRNQEADAWERFHVISYYSEVHVAQNQLIRPRDLSYFNDVQLSPNLVSQIEKITLGAIKVNLEKVEKKVENQFKNKNMNNVQPYHVNNITFHVGNRDDIAYNTLPQPSLSLPPQLIPMQTGNHVLIPHFPNTANKWINTPATFETRLPPTTMRQSISVPTFHNNQISYQRNQSYPELFSFNRPYVNNMVKAPPTPLDQNEKNVRYCPPTLTPIPRPLHLTSSNMLSVDSNVLPPINVTESGYPPHYLEPMRLGPVYSSSISEPGTIRKSSVSSLGQDHDGSTINIDNGPKPVRSMNVLDVLNHPDTRYPTPYRDNEVNFGVPPSTTFSSQEEILPPIRESHFYNGSSINVPLSNGGSNVKSMELKNVGFTEKTPVIRPEDISTDSNSNGNNGEAGPESI, translated from the coding sequence ATGAGCATATCACCTACATTTAAAGGGTACgtggatgatgaatatgatGCAGCACTTATAATCCAAGCAGTTCTCGATGGTAAATTGGGACACGTCCCAAGAAGGCTGCATGATGCTGAGAGACCACAATTAATTGTATCTGGCAACGTATTTGTATTTTTAGAAGAATTATCAGGAATTAAAAGATGGACAGATGGTATATCCTGGTCTCCATCAAGAGTGTCCGGTAAATTCTTAATGtacaaagaattgaataaacATTATCCCGATTCCATTAACGTAAAAGGGCCTATACCATTGAAGCCAAAATTTTCCACGACAAATGAACAAAGTGGCAACcatgataatgaaataccttcaaataatatgaGACAATTCCTTCCAAGTCAAAACGAATTGAGATACTATCCTTCAAGGTATACTGGGTTTGTTAAAAAGACATTTTCAGTAAAATTTAGAAATCAAGAAGCCGATGCTTGGGAGAGATTCCATGTTATATCATATTATTCAGAAGTACATGTAGCCcaaaatcaattgataCGGCCGAGGGATTTAAGTTACTTCAATGACGTACAACTCTCTCCTAATCTAGTATCCCAAATAGAAAAGATAACACTTGGAGCTATAAAAgttaatttggaaaaggtagagaagaaagttgaaaatcaatttaagaataaaaatatgaataatgTCCAACCTTATCatgttaataatataacTTTCCATGTAGGGAATCGAGATGATATTGCTTATAATACATTACCCCAACCGTCATTGAGTCTCCCACCTCAATTGATACCAATGCAAACCGGGAATCATGTATTAATACCACATTTCCCAAATACAGCCAATAAATGGATTAATACACCTGCAACTTTTGAAACAAGGTTGCcaccaacaacaatgaGACAGAGTATATCTGTTCCAACCTTCCACAATAACCAAATTTCATACCAAAGGAACCAATCATATCCTGAactattttcatttaatcGACCTTATGTAAACAACATGGTGAAAGCACCCCCAACTCCCTTGGATCAAAATGAGAAAAACGTTCGTTATTGCCCACCAACACTAACTCCAATACCAAGGCCCTTGCATTTAACATCTAGCAATATGTTATCAGTTGATTCAAATGTTCTACCACCAATAAATGTAACTGAAAGTGGTTATCCACCTCATTATTTGGAACCGATGAGATTGGGTCCTGTTTACTCCTCATCTATATCAGAGCCTGGTACAATTCGAAAATCATCTGTTTCCTCTTTAGGTCAAGATCATGATGGTTCCACGataaatattgataatggACCAAAACCCGTTAGATCAATGAATGTTTTAGATGTGTTGAATCATCCTGATACTCGTTATCCGACCCCTTACAGAGATAATGAAGTAAATTTTGGTGTTCCTCCATCAACAACATTTTCCTCACAGGAAGAAATACTTCCTCCTATTAGAGAATCTCATTTTTATAACGGATCATCCATAAATGTCCCGTTATCTAATGGCGGATCAAATGTAAAATCCATGGAGTTGAAAAACGTTGGTTTCACAGAAAAGACACCAGTGATACGTCCAGAAGATATTAGTACTGATAGTAATTCCAACGGGAATAATGGAGAAGCTGGACCAGAAAGTATCTAa
- the NAS2 gene encoding Nas2p (ancestral locus Anc_7.130): protein MLILSKRSNTCIVDNSYNNTHIHYLFSRVKMSNPNSDIVPPSQELTNLQINESIDAELARLDSLTISQVVNLKDVIESELSKNIEILSSQNVDMDSSLVTADGFPRSDVDVLQIRLARRNINMLRNDLNKVILKSHSMLNAHFEQKQEVAQSNKTGDNEIEYKIPFARFTEITPGGPIEKTGVQLNDKLVSIGDIHAGNHNKLKNVQMVVLRNENKELPIRIMRDNSLLDLKLIPTREWEGRGLLGCKLDEC from the coding sequence ATGTTAATACTAAGCAAACGATCTAACACCTGTATTGTAGACAACTCATATAACAACACACATATACATTATCTGTTCTCCAGAGTCAAGATGAGTAATCCAAATTCCGATATTGTACCACCCAGCCAGGAATTAACTAATTTACAGATTAACGAGTCAATTGATGCTGAATTAGCGCGATTGGACAGTTTAACCATTTCTCAGGTGGTTAACTTGAAGGATGTGATAGAATCAGAACTTTCCAAAAACATTGAGATTCTCTCATCGCAAAATGTGGACATGGATTCATCTCTAGTAACCGCAGACGGGTTCCCGCGGTCGGATGTCGATGTTTTACAAATAAGATTAGCgagaagaaatataaaCATGTTGAGAAATGATCTAAACAAAGTTATCTTGAAATCACATTCAATGTTAAATGCTCATTTCGAACAAAAGCAAGAGGTAGCTCAAAGTAATAAAACTGGCGACAATGAGATCGAATACAAAATCCCATTTGCAAGGTTCACTGAAATCACACCGGGTGGACCCATTGAAAAGACAGGCGTGCAGTTAAATGATAAACTAGTTTCCATTGGTGATATACATGCTGGAAATCATAATAAGCTGAAAAATGTTCAAATGGTTGTATTGAGAAACGAGAACAAGGAACTTCCTATTAGGATTATGCGAGACAATAGTCTCTTAGACTTAAAATTGATTCCAACGCGAGAGTGGGAAGGAAGAGGATTGCTCGGTTGTAAGCTAGACGAATGTTAA
- the PAC2 gene encoding Pac2p (ancestral locus Anc_7.151): protein MCKRHRLVLKHNEKQHRLCSYEMSHEVGERIQIKGELCTILFIGEIEKWPSTICYGVEWDNPDRGKHSGTLDGKEYFKTSIPNSGSFIKETKIKRDLTPSLTFSQALHHKYGSVSSEDDNLYMGSKKIESLGFEKLDSRNNNFKTLETISLPNCAITGSSSDNTDLDTVRKLCPTIKRLDLSYNLYDDIEYVCKLINCFPQLESLNLSGNRLLKGWGKKYSFCFKSVKSVSLASCNLHTKIMSSVFTIFPNIESIDLSRNMLQDIDTAEWSPPITLKEMNISENEITALPTNFCTWNIQRLDISRNEISERLTISSNCLKALDISHNMIESYELFDYLNTSLPALQSLRVDDNPLFSSEEKTENEQLYEILARFENLTVVNGSIFNDDDRKEAELYFISKILKGKIPYNTTLRRWICLTRNYKIQTQPKTTFEDSAWIFPNILTIKIDTEGIKNPISLSVLPNYTIRYLKGLIKRKLNLGICILKLYYAISSDLREEIITDFSTIDTLGIKSGNTIYMTILKNENK, encoded by the coding sequence atgtGTAAGAGGCATCGACTAGTATTGAAGCACAATGAAAAACAACATCGTCTCTGTTCATATGAAATGAGCCATGAGGTTGGTGAGCgaattcaaatcaaagGTGAATTATGTACTATCCTATTTATTGGAGAGATAGAAAAGTGGCCTTCTACAATCTGCTATGGAGTTGAATGGGACAATCCAGATCGTGGAAAGCATTCTGGAACATTGGACGgtaaagaatatttcaagaCATCTATCCCCAATTCTGGttcatttattaaagaaactaaGATTAAGAGAGACCTAACTCCATCGTTAACTTTTTCTCAAGCATTGCACCATAAATATGGTTCGGTATCCAGTGAAGATGACAATCTATATATGGGTTCCAAGAAAATCGAAAGTCTtggttttgaaaaattggataGCAggaataataattttaagaCATTAGAAACTATTTCATTACCAAATTGTGCAATAACTGGAAGCAGCTCAGATAATACCGATTTAGATACAGTCCGAAAACTATGCCCCACTATTAAAAGGTTAGATCTCTCATACAATCTatatgatgatattgaataCGTTTGCAAGTTAATTAATTGCTTTCCACAATTGGAATCCTTAAACTTATCAGGAAATAGACTTTTAAAGGGATGGGGAAAGAAATATTCCTTTTGCTTCAAAAGTGTGAAAAGTGTGTCGTTAGCTTCATGTAATCTCCACACCAAAATCATGAGCTCAGTATTCACTATATTCCCGAATATCGAGTCTATTGATCTTAGCAGAAACATGCTGCAGGATATTGATACTGCGGAGTGGTCACCGCCTATTACATTGAAGGAGATGAATATatctgaaaatgaaataacTGCTCTTCCAACTAATTTTTGTACATGGAATATACAAAGGTTAGATATATcaagaaatgaaattagTGAACGtttaacaatttcttctaattgCTTGAAAGCCTTAGATATATCACATAATATGATTGAAAGCTATGAATTGTTCGATTATCTGAATACTTCGCTACCTGCACTTCAATCTCTGCGAGTTGATGATAATCCCTTGTTTTCATCCGAAGAAAAGACTGAAAATGAACAACTGTATGAAATATTAGCCAGATTTGAAAACTTAACTGTAGTTAATGGTTCAATTTTTAATGACGATGATCGGAAAGAGGCAGAACTCTATTTTATTTCGAAGATTCTGAAAGGTAAAATTCCATACAACACCACTTTGCGGAGATGGATATGTTTAACCCGGAATTACAAAATCCAAACCCAGCCAAAAACGACTTTTGAAGATTCGGCTTggatttttccaaatatcttGACAATCAAAATAGATACTGAAGGGATCAAGAATCCAATCTCTCTATCAGTTCTTCCTAATTATACAATTAGGTATTTGAAAGGGCTGATTAAAAGAAAACTAAACTTAGGAATCTGTATTTTAAAACTTTATTATGCTATTTCCTCTGATCttagagaagaaattattacaGATTTTAGCACTATTGATACTCTTGGTATAAAAAGTGGTAATACGATCTATATGAcaattttaaagaatgaaaacaaataa